One region of Thalassophryne amazonica chromosome 16, fThaAma1.1, whole genome shotgun sequence genomic DNA includes:
- the LOC117528662 gene encoding leucine-rich repeat-containing protein 3C-like, with product MFVFMVYLQFCAIELLLIDAPGVRITWLFICLQVPVAISNLTVRLFLDKNLLICVPANSFLDLRLLAELDLSHNQISLLEAGCFSGLDSLHFLDLSSNCLTTLDPLALGGLRVHANLTCNAWHCDCKLQVSMLQLDLDLASLAKVVCLSSDLPNLGMLRLLDHLTVSWGIQIVPNHKP from the exons ATGTTTGTATTCATGGTTTACTTACAATTCTGTGCGATTGAGCTGTTGCTAATTGACGCCCCTGGCGTAAGGATCACGTGGTTATTTATTTGTCTTCAGGTTCCTGTTGCCATCTCCAACCTGACCGTACGTCTGTTTTTGGATAAAAATCTTCTCATCTGTGTTCCAGCCAACTCATTCTTGGACCTGCGGCTGCTTGCTGAGCTCGATCTCTCGCACAACCAG ATCTCCTTGCTGGAAGCCGGCTGTTTCAGTGGTTTGGACTCCCTCCATTTCTTGGACCTGTCATCCAATTGTCTGACAACGTTGGACCCGTTGGCGTTGGGCGGGCTGCGAGTGCACGCTAACCTCACATGTAACGCGTGGCACTGTGACTGTAAACTGCAG GTGTCGATGCTTCAGTTGGACCTGGATCTGGCCTCACTGGCAAAAGTTGTGTGTTTATCTTCTGATCTTCCCAATCTGGGTATGTTGCGACTTCTCGACCATTTGACAGTGTCATGGGGCATCCAGATAGTGCCAAACCATAAACCATAG